The Asticcacaulis excentricus genome has a segment encoding these proteins:
- a CDS encoding lysophospholipid acyltransferase family protein: MNFLRSVVFVVWLYGLVVIIGLLGTPFMLLSRRWGMQTVRLWAHLVLFGLRYICGVKVEFRGLEHRPKGAALIAGKHLSMLDTIAPFVVLDDPCFVLKKELTYLPFFGWYIWRTRMIPIRRKDASKALRAMVIDARDRLENARQILIFAEGTRSEVGQDPEYKPGVAALYRDLAFPCHLLATNSGQCWPAHGIIRKPGTVVFEFLPPVPPGLKRGEFMSEIKTRIEGASNALIAENRKTSVE; this comes from the coding sequence TTGAATTTCCTGCGTTCGGTTGTTTTCGTCGTCTGGCTCTATGGTCTGGTCGTGATCATCGGCCTGTTAGGCACGCCCTTCATGCTGCTGTCGCGGCGCTGGGGGATGCAGACGGTCAGGCTGTGGGCGCATCTGGTGCTGTTCGGCCTGCGCTATATATGTGGCGTCAAGGTTGAGTTCCGCGGGCTGGAACACCGGCCGAAGGGGGCCGCTCTGATCGCGGGTAAGCACCTCAGTATGCTCGATACCATCGCGCCGTTTGTCGTGCTGGATGACCCTTGCTTTGTGCTGAAGAAGGAACTGACCTACCTGCCGTTTTTCGGCTGGTATATCTGGCGCACCCGCATGATCCCCATACGCCGCAAGGATGCCTCCAAGGCCTTACGCGCCATGGTTATCGATGCGCGCGACCGGTTGGAGAACGCGCGGCAGATCCTGATTTTTGCCGAGGGCACGCGCTCAGAGGTGGGGCAGGACCCGGAGTATAAACCGGGCGTCGCCGCGCTGTATCGCGACCTCGCATTTCCCTGCCATCTGCTGGCCACCAATTCCGGTCAGTGCTGGCCGGCGCACGGTATCATCCGCAAACCCGGCACGGTGGTGTTCGAATTCTTGCCGCCCGTTCCGCCCGGGCTGAAGCGCGGTGAATTCATGAGCGAAATCAAGACGCGCATCGAAGGTGCGTCGAATGCGCTTATTGCGGAAAACCGCAAGACCTCAGTTGAATAG
- a CDS encoding MJ0042-type zinc finger domain-containing protein, with the protein MLLTCPKCALSYAIDEAQLGPQGRTVRCASCKTTWHAEKPEEPIELPLEKAVEKPATGLKEVKAKKIPSLYRDMIESQKRHKALMAQGIIWGALAATFVAMLGTAFLLRVDLVRAFPRLGGAYAAVGVSVNAAGLEWLDDKLENNLRGGRFVATVTLKVKNIRDEANPVPPVRVELMDKDLQPLDTILIPPLGLTLEANETRVLTFDIPDPSNRVKNIRLGFDLQAAKDLSRVRPSLMNGSGGGHGEEAHGDGGHGTPPATEDAHAAPGHEAAPAADAGHAATAAENAHGDATTAADHATEKPAELRPAPDAPSAAAHH; encoded by the coding sequence ATGCTTCTGACCTGTCCCAAATGCGCGCTCAGTTACGCGATCGATGAGGCCCAGTTGGGGCCTCAGGGTCGCACCGTGCGCTGCGCTTCGTGCAAGACCACCTGGCACGCGGAAAAGCCCGAAGAGCCGATCGAACTGCCGCTCGAAAAGGCCGTGGAAAAGCCTGCCACCGGGTTGAAGGAAGTCAAGGCGAAGAAGATTCCGTCGCTGTACCGCGACATGATCGAAAGCCAGAAGCGACACAAGGCCCTGATGGCGCAGGGCATCATCTGGGGCGCGCTGGCGGCTACCTTCGTTGCCATGCTGGGCACGGCCTTTCTGCTGCGCGTCGATCTGGTGCGCGCCTTTCCGCGTCTGGGCGGGGCCTATGCGGCCGTGGGCGTTTCGGTAAATGCCGCCGGTCTGGAGTGGCTGGACGACAAACTCGAAAACAATCTGCGGGGCGGTCGCTTTGTCGCAACTGTGACGCTAAAGGTCAAAAACATCCGCGATGAGGCCAATCCGGTGCCCCCGGTGCGCGTGGAGTTGATGGACAAGGACTTGCAGCCGCTTGACACTATCCTCATCCCACCTCTCGGTCTCACGCTGGAGGCCAACGAAACCCGCGTCCTGACCTTTGACATTCCTGACCCCTCCAACCGCGTCAAGAATATCAGGCTGGGCTTTGACCTGCAGGCGGCCAAGGACCTGTCTCGCGTGCGTCCGTCCCTGATGAACGGCAGCGGTGGCGGGCACGGCGAAGAGGCGCACGGGGATGGCGGCCACGGGACACCACCGGCGACAGAAGACGCCCACGCGGCTCCGGGTCATGAAGCGGCCCCCGCGGCCGATGCCGGACATGCGGCGACGGCTGCGGAAAACGCGCATGGAGACGCGACAACTGCGGCTGACCATGCTACGGAAAAACCAGCCGAGCTGCGGCCCGCGCCTGACGCGCCCTCTGCCGCCGCTCATCACTAG
- the secA gene encoding preprotein translocase subunit SecA, whose product MLAFAKSLFGSANERKVKSMGGRIARINALEHRMKAMSNEELAHQTVLFRERIANGASLDSLLEEAFATVREAAWRSIGQRHYDVQLTGGLILHQGGIAEMRTGEGKTLVGTAPVYLNALTGKGVHLITVNDYLAKRDADFMGRVYRFLGLSTGVIVSGMSPGARKAAYGSDVTYGTNNEFGFDYLRDNLVYNREEMVQRGHHFAIVDEVDSILIDEARTPLIISGPTEDRSELYKVLDALIKELIQDPETFELDEKQRQVLLSEAGSERLEEMLTAGGHLAEDTAGLYDAANVSLVHHANQALRANTLYTVNKDYIVKDGEIVLIDEFTGRMMQGRRLSEGLHQAIEAKEAVAIQPENQTLASVTIQNYFRMYSKLSGMTGTAATEAAEFGDIYKMDVLEVPTHRPIKRIDYDDEVYRTEREKFKAIADQVADCYVRGQPILVGTASIEKSDALSEFLKTYAYNVETKAVKPEYAKLDKKELAKLGDAAFDIVRGSGKGIPHNVLNARHHENEAYIIADAGVPGAVTIATNMAGRGTDIQLGGNVDLRVQKWLEEQAEAGVEVSNEALLAKKAEVETQIADLKLKSLAAGGLFVLGTERHESRRIDNQLRGRTGRQGDPGTSKFYLSCEDDLMRIFAGDRLNAMMKTLGVEEGEAITHKLLNSAIATAQKRVEQRNYEIRKNLLKYDDVVNDQRKAVFEQRQEFMDTEDLSEIVSEMREETIRDLVDRHLPPKAYAEQWDIAGLKEQCERLLGLDLPLEDWAAEEGIANEEIEERIQTIAAQKMEERLQLLGPDQMKALEKNFLLQMIDMQWREHLMHLDHLRAVIGLRGYGQRDPLNEYKTEAFALFETLLVNLRHNVTRWLMTVEIRFQGQPEPEPVRFEEIHLNPLTGENERAPQLSDDLTPEQRAALPVSALPAGWENTSRNGLCPCGSGKKFKHCHGALI is encoded by the coding sequence ATGCTGGCTTTCGCCAAATCTCTGTTCGGCTCCGCTAATGAGCGCAAGGTCAAGTCGATGGGCGGGCGTATTGCCCGCATCAATGCGCTGGAACACCGGATGAAGGCGATGAGCAATGAGGAGCTGGCGCATCAGACCGTCCTGTTCCGCGAACGCATTGCCAATGGCGCTTCGCTCGATTCGCTGCTCGAAGAGGCCTTCGCCACGGTGCGCGAAGCCGCCTGGCGCTCGATTGGTCAGCGTCACTACGATGTTCAGTTGACCGGCGGCCTGATCCTGCATCAGGGCGGTATCGCCGAAATGCGGACCGGCGAAGGCAAGACGCTGGTCGGCACGGCGCCGGTTTACCTCAATGCGCTGACGGGCAAGGGCGTTCACCTGATCACCGTCAACGACTACCTGGCCAAACGCGACGCCGACTTCATGGGCCGCGTCTATCGTTTTCTGGGTCTGTCCACCGGCGTCATCGTGTCGGGCATGTCGCCGGGCGCGCGCAAGGCCGCCTATGGCTCGGATGTGACCTACGGCACCAATAACGAATTCGGCTTCGACTATCTGCGCGACAACCTCGTCTATAACCGAGAGGAAATGGTGCAGCGCGGCCACCACTTCGCCATCGTCGATGAAGTGGACTCCATCCTTATCGACGAAGCGCGTACGCCTCTGATCATCTCCGGCCCGACCGAAGACCGCTCGGAACTGTATAAGGTGCTGGACGCGCTGATCAAGGAACTGATTCAGGACCCGGAAACCTTTGAGCTGGATGAAAAGCAGCGTCAGGTCCTGCTGTCGGAAGCCGGGTCTGAGCGCCTCGAAGAAATGCTGACGGCGGGCGGGCATCTGGCCGAAGACACGGCCGGTCTTTATGACGCCGCCAACGTCTCGCTGGTGCACCACGCCAATCAGGCCCTGCGCGCCAACACCCTCTACACGGTCAACAAGGACTATATCGTCAAGGACGGCGAAATCGTCCTGATCGACGAATTTACTGGCCGCATGATGCAGGGCCGCCGCCTGTCCGAAGGCCTGCACCAGGCCATCGAAGCCAAGGAAGCCGTCGCCATCCAGCCGGAAAACCAGACGCTCGCCTCGGTGACCATCCAGAACTATTTCCGTATGTATAGCAAGCTGTCGGGCATGACCGGCACGGCGGCGACCGAAGCAGCGGAATTTGGCGATATCTACAAGATGGACGTGCTCGAAGTGCCGACGCACCGCCCCATCAAGCGGATCGACTATGACGATGAGGTCTATCGCACCGAGCGCGAAAAGTTCAAGGCCATCGCCGATCAGGTCGCCGACTGCTATGTGCGCGGTCAGCCGATTCTCGTCGGTACAGCCTCGATCGAAAAGTCCGACGCCCTGTCGGAATTCCTCAAGACCTATGCCTACAACGTCGAAACCAAGGCTGTAAAACCGGAATACGCCAAGCTCGATAAGAAGGAACTGGCCAAGCTGGGCGATGCGGCCTTCGATATCGTGCGCGGTTCGGGCAAGGGTATTCCGCACAATGTGCTGAACGCCCGCCACCACGAAAACGAAGCCTATATCATCGCCGATGCCGGCGTACCGGGTGCGGTGACCATCGCCACCAACATGGCCGGTCGCGGTACCGACATTCAGCTCGGCGGCAATGTCGATCTGCGGGTTCAAAAGTGGCTCGAAGAACAGGCTGAGGCCGGTGTGGAGGTGTCCAACGAGGCACTTCTGGCCAAGAAGGCTGAGGTCGAAACCCAGATCGCCGACCTCAAGCTGAAATCGCTGGCCGCGGGTGGCCTGTTCGTGCTGGGCACCGAACGCCACGAAAGCCGCCGTATTGACAACCAGTTGCGCGGTCGTACCGGCCGTCAGGGCGACCCCGGCACCTCCAAATTCTACCTGTCGTGCGAAGATGACCTGATGCGCATCTTCGCCGGTGACCGTCTCAACGCCATGATGAAGACTCTGGGCGTCGAAGAGGGCGAAGCCATTACGCACAAGCTGCTCAATTCGGCCATCGCCACCGCCCAGAAGCGCGTCGAGCAGCGCAACTACGAAATCCGCAAGAACCTCCTGAAATACGACGACGTGGTCAATGACCAGCGCAAGGCCGTCTTCGAGCAGCGCCAGGAGTTCATGGACACCGAGGACCTGTCGGAAATCGTCTCCGAAATGCGCGAAGAGACGATCCGCGACCTCGTGGATCGTCACCTGCCGCCCAAGGCCTATGCCGAGCAGTGGGACATTGCCGGGCTGAAGGAACAGTGCGAGCGCCTGCTGGGTCTCGACCTGCCGCTGGAAGACTGGGCTGCCGAAGAAGGTATCGCTAACGAGGAAATCGAAGAACGCATCCAGACCATCGCCGCGCAAAAGATGGAGGAACGCCTCCAGCTTCTGGGGCCGGATCAGATGAAGGCGCTGGAAAAGAACTTCCTGCTTCAGATGATCGACATGCAGTGGCGTGAGCACCTGATGCACCTCGACCACCTGCGCGCCGTCATTGGTCTGCGCGGTTATGGTCAGCGCGACCCGCTGAATGAGTACAAGACCGAGGCCTTCGCCCTGTTCGAGACGCTGCTGGTCAATCTGCGTCACAATGTGACGCGCTGGCTGATGACGGTTGAAATCCGCTTCCAGGGTCAACCTGAGCCGGAGCCGGTACGCTTTGAGGAAATCCACCTCAACCCGCTGACCGGTGAAAACGAACGCGCGCCGCAACTGAGCGACGACCTGACGCCGGAACAGCGCGCCGCCCTGCCCGTCTCGGCCCTGCCCGCCGGCTGGGAAAACACCTCGCGCAACGGCCTGTGCCCCTGCGGTTCAGGCAAGAAGTTCAAGCACTGCCACGGCGCGCTGATCTGA
- a CDS encoding phosphoribosyltransferase, which yields MTYDILLSEADIAARIDAMAREMAPRLTEETVGVCLLTGGIWFAADLTRALARHGLGIGFDSMWLSSYGDGRQSGEMILRADLQRPVKGKQVLIMDDVLDTGASLKFARDHLLRAGATEVLTAVMASKPVTRQIEADYVGWEAPKRYLVGYGLDDGGRLRGLPFIGALD from the coding sequence ATGACCTACGACATTCTCCTGAGCGAGGCGGACATCGCCGCGCGCATCGACGCTATGGCCAGGGAAATGGCCCCGCGCCTCACCGAAGAGACGGTGGGCGTCTGCCTGCTGACCGGCGGCATCTGGTTTGCCGCAGACCTGACGCGCGCGCTGGCCCGCCACGGCCTCGGCATCGGCTTTGATTCGATGTGGCTGTCCTCCTATGGCGATGGTCGTCAGAGCGGGGAGATGATCCTGCGCGCTGACCTGCAACGCCCGGTCAAGGGCAAGCAGGTGCTGATCATGGACGATGTGCTGGATACGGGCGCGTCGCTGAAATTCGCCCGCGACCACCTGCTGCGCGCCGGGGCCACCGAGGTGCTGACGGCCGTCATGGCGTCGAAGCCCGTCACGCGTCAGATTGAAGCCGATTATGTCGGCTGGGAAGCGCCCAAACGCTATCTGGTCGGCTATGGTCTTGACGATGGGGGTCGTCTGCGCGGCCTGCCGTTTATCGGGGCGCTGGACTGA
- a CDS encoding cell division protein FtsX — MTAGKRLRRRDLLPEQDTREVSLHYVIAVLFFLAALSALIALASNRAASGWSREIRAEVTVQVRPTGLESGSVAAARAAEVLAGVPGVKEAAAIEPERAKALIKPWLGDAVLEDLPLPNLVEVRLDEAKPAKATALSEALSEKEIDATIDDHSTWLQDIETSALIIRLISLGIFLLIASAAAAVVGFATRAGLMARANIVEVLSLCGATDTFIAGRFQFRFARMAAISGLLGGVAAGLVMVVIKLTGSSQSLLLALPFSWLDLLVLLPCPLLAALIAAGTARIVTLKMLGKS, encoded by the coding sequence ATGACCGCCGGGAAACGCCTGCGCCGCCGCGATCTGTTGCCTGAGCAGGACACACGCGAGGTGTCGCTGCACTATGTGATCGCCGTCCTGTTTTTTCTGGCGGCGTTGTCGGCCCTGATTGCGCTGGCCTCGAATCGCGCAGCGTCGGGCTGGTCGCGTGAGATTCGCGCTGAAGTGACGGTACAGGTGCGCCCGACGGGGCTTGAAAGCGGCTCTGTCGCTGCGGCGCGTGCCGCCGAGGTGCTGGCCGGAGTGCCGGGCGTCAAGGAGGCTGCCGCCATCGAACCGGAGCGCGCCAAGGCGCTGATCAAGCCGTGGCTGGGTGATGCGGTGCTGGAGGACCTGCCCTTGCCCAATCTGGTGGAGGTGCGGCTGGATGAGGCCAAACCGGCGAAGGCCACCGCCCTGTCGGAGGCGCTGTCAGAGAAGGAAATCGACGCCACCATAGACGATCATTCGACCTGGCTTCAGGATATTGAGACGTCTGCGCTGATTATACGACTGATTTCTCTGGGTATATTTTTGCTGATTGCCTCTGCAGCGGCGGCGGTGGTGGGTTTTGCCACGCGCGCCGGGTTGATGGCGCGCGCCAATATTGTTGAGGTCCTGAGCCTGTGCGGCGCGACGGACACATTTATCGCCGGGCGGTTTCAGTTCCGCTTTGCGCGCATGGCCGCGATTTCCGGCCTCTTGGGTGGGGTAGCGGCGGGGCTGGTCATGGTGGTGATCAAGCTGACCGGTTCGTCGCAAAGCTTGTTGCTGGCTCTGCCCTTTTCGTGGCTGGACCTGTTGGTTTTGTTGCCCTGTCCACTGCTCGCCGCCTTGATTGCTGCGGGAACCGCGCGTATCGTAACCCTCAAGATGCTGGGGAAAAGCTGA
- a CDS encoding cell division ATP-binding protein FtsE, with translation MVTAYEHDDLFEPDHSQVVVFRDVGLGYEGAGHTGHDPEHYILKDLNFSLPAGSFHFLTGPSGAGKTSLLRLIYQAQKPSVGEISLFGERLNPADRKQTADMRRRIGIVFQDFRLLEHLDVFDNAALPLFVRGEDPKRFEADVIELLSWVGLKNRLHVMPDVLSGGEKQRLAIARAVINRPTLILADEPTGNIDHAMGLRIMRLFIELNRLGATVLIATHDEALIRASGMPVLELREGRLFQRDLTQTVRGAL, from the coding sequence GTGGTAACAGCCTACGAACACGACGATCTTTTTGAGCCGGATCACAGCCAGGTGGTTGTGTTCCGCGACGTCGGGCTGGGCTATGAAGGGGCCGGGCATACCGGCCATGACCCTGAGCACTACATACTGAAAGATTTGAATTTTTCACTGCCTGCCGGGTCGTTTCATTTTCTGACCGGCCCCTCAGGCGCGGGAAAGACCTCGCTTTTGCGTCTGATCTATCAGGCGCAAAAGCCGTCTGTGGGCGAAATCAGCCTGTTTGGCGAACGTCTTAATCCGGCCGACCGCAAACAGACCGCCGATATGCGCCGGCGTATCGGCATCGTCTTTCAGGATTTTCGTCTGCTGGAGCACCTCGATGTGTTCGACAATGCCGCCTTGCCGCTGTTTGTGCGCGGCGAAGACCCGAAGCGATTCGAGGCCGATGTCATTGAGCTGCTGAGCTGGGTAGGGCTGAAAAATCGCCTGCACGTCATGCCGGATGTGCTGTCAGGCGGCGAAAAGCAACGGCTGGCCATTGCGCGGGCCGTCATCAACCGCCCGACCCTGATTCTGGCCGATGAGCCCACCGGCAATATCGACCACGCCATGGGCTTGCGGATCATGCGGTTGTTTATCGAACTGAACCGGCTGGGGGCCACGGTGTTGATCGCCACCCACGATGAGGCGCTGATCCGTGCCTCTGGTATGCCCGTGCTGGAGCTGCGTGAGGGGCGGTTGTTTCAGCGCGATCTGACCCAGACGGTGAGGGGGGCGCTATGA
- a CDS encoding efflux RND transporter permease subunit, translating into MLSRFFIDRPIFAWVVAIVIMLAGLLSIRTLPVEQYPDIALPQVRINASYPGASAKTVEDSVTQIIEQGMTGLDRLKYITASSSDSGSANVTLVFEAGTNIDTAQVQVQNQVQAVINRLPQDVQAQGVRVNKASNNQLLVISLYSTDGSLTNADLGDYLVSNVQDTLARVDGVGESNVFGSGYAMRIWLNPEKLVAFNLTPADVVTAIRAQNAQVSAGQLAAQPTTDDIALNATITSQSRLTTADEFRNIIVKSDTSGATVYLRDVARVELGQQSYDSISRLNGQPATGISISLATGANALKTAELVKAKMEELSKSFPKNIAYAIPNDSTDFIKLSIKEVLKTLIEAIVLVFIVMYLFLQNWRATIIPTIAVPVVLLGTLGILAAFGYSINLLTMFGLVLAIGLLVDDAIVVVENVERVMREEGLDPKEATRKSMDEITGALIGIGLVLSAMFVPMAFFGGTQGIIYRQFSITIVSAMALSVLVALILTPPLCATILKPVDPQKHAEKKGFFGWFNTSFTRASHGYMGAVGRIIGKPLRYLAIYGVVLVACGMMFRVLPTSFLPDEDQGFMQTIVQLPVGTTRKTTDEVVAKVEAYLQKDPTARYVFARVGSNGQNQGQVNIRMKPFEERKGSDLRVPAVIERARKEFAKPEYRNARIIPTQPPVVRSLGDASGFSFVIKDVGGVGPAALLAARNDFIRRAEKDPRLGSVRSGGQDYTPQLKIDINKTVAGAMGVSVSDINAMLAAAWGGSYVNDFIDRGRVKRVYVQADTPYRMRPEDLNRWYVRNKDGGMVPFPAFGSTRWQAGAPTLERYNGSPSTGVQGAPADGVSSGDAMAAIEDLATGLPQGTAIEWTGLSLQERESGAQAPALYALSVLVVFLLLAALYESWTIPFSVILVLPLAVLGALVATWARGLDNDIFFQVGLLTTIGLSCKNAILIVEYARTLQERGMGLIDATLEASRIRLRPILMTSFAFTFGVLPLALANGAGSGAQHAIGTGLIGGVLSATLLAIFYIPLFFVLVQKLFNRKYRNEAKEV; encoded by the coding sequence ATGCTGTCCCGTTTCTTTATTGACCGCCCCATCTTTGCCTGGGTGGTGGCCATTGTTATCATGCTGGCCGGTCTGCTTTCGATCCGTACCCTGCCGGTTGAACAGTATCCGGACATCGCCTTGCCGCAGGTGCGTATCAACGCCTCCTATCCGGGGGCGTCGGCGAAAACGGTCGAAGATTCGGTGACGCAGATCATTGAGCAGGGGATGACCGGGCTCGATCGCCTGAAATACATCACGGCCTCGTCTTCGGATAGCGGCTCTGCCAATGTCACCCTCGTCTTCGAAGCCGGGACCAATATCGACACGGCTCAGGTGCAGGTGCAAAATCAGGTGCAGGCCGTCATCAACCGCCTGCCGCAGGACGTGCAGGCGCAGGGCGTGCGCGTCAACAAGGCTTCAAATAATCAGCTACTGGTCATTTCGTTGTATTCAACGGACGGATCGCTGACCAATGCCGACCTTGGTGACTATCTGGTATCCAATGTGCAGGACACGCTGGCGCGCGTGGACGGGGTAGGCGAAAGCAATGTGTTCGGCTCCGGCTATGCCATGCGTATCTGGCTCAATCCTGAAAAACTGGTGGCCTTCAATCTGACGCCCGCCGATGTGGTGACGGCGATCCGTGCCCAGAACGCTCAGGTGTCTGCAGGGCAACTGGCGGCGCAGCCGACCACAGACGATATCGCGCTCAATGCCACCATCACGTCTCAGTCGCGTCTGACCACGGCGGATGAATTCCGGAACATCATCGTCAAAAGCGATACCTCCGGTGCGACGGTCTATCTTCGCGACGTGGCCCGCGTCGAACTGGGGCAACAGAGCTATGACTCCATCAGCCGCCTGAACGGTCAGCCCGCGACGGGTATTTCGATCAGTCTGGCCACAGGTGCTAACGCATTGAAGACGGCTGAACTGGTCAAGGCGAAGATGGAAGAATTGTCCAAATCCTTCCCCAAGAACATCGCCTACGCCATTCCCAATGACTCGACTGACTTCATCAAGCTGTCGATCAAGGAGGTGCTGAAGACCCTGATCGAAGCCATCGTGCTGGTCTTCATCGTCATGTACCTGTTCCTGCAAAACTGGCGTGCGACCATCATCCCGACCATCGCCGTGCCGGTCGTGCTTCTGGGGACGCTGGGGATTCTGGCGGCCTTCGGCTATTCGATCAACCTTCTGACCATGTTTGGTCTGGTGCTGGCCATCGGCCTGCTGGTCGATGACGCCATCGTGGTCGTCGAAAACGTCGAGCGCGTGATGCGCGAAGAGGGGCTCGACCCCAAGGAAGCCACGCGCAAATCCATGGATGAGATTACCGGCGCGCTGATCGGCATCGGTCTGGTCCTGTCGGCCATGTTCGTGCCTATGGCCTTTTTTGGTGGTACGCAGGGCATCATCTATCGTCAGTTCTCGATCACCATCGTCTCGGCCATGGCCCTGTCGGTGCTGGTGGCCCTGATCCTGACGCCCCCCTTGTGCGCCACCATCCTCAAGCCGGTTGATCCTCAGAAGCACGCCGAAAAGAAAGGCTTTTTCGGCTGGTTCAACACAAGCTTCACCCGCGCCAGTCACGGCTATATGGGGGCGGTGGGCCGCATTATCGGCAAGCCGCTGCGCTATCTGGCCATCTATGGCGTCGTGCTGGTGGCTTGCGGCATGATGTTCCGCGTCCTGCCGACCTCCTTCCTGCCGGACGAGGATCAGGGCTTCATGCAGACCATCGTTCAATTGCCCGTCGGCACGACGCGCAAGACGACCGATGAGGTGGTGGCAAAGGTCGAGGCCTATCTGCAAAAGGACCCGACGGCGCGCTACGTCTTTGCGCGCGTTGGCTCCAACGGGCAGAATCAGGGGCAGGTCAATATCCGCATGAAGCCGTTTGAGGAACGCAAGGGCAGCGACCTGCGCGTGCCGGCGGTTATTGAGCGCGCGCGCAAGGAATTTGCCAAGCCTGAATACCGCAATGCCCGCATCATCCCCACCCAGCCGCCGGTGGTGCGTTCTCTGGGCGATGCGTCGGGTTTCTCCTTTGTCATCAAGGATGTCGGCGGCGTCGGGCCGGCGGCGCTGCTGGCGGCACGCAACGATTTCATCCGCCGCGCCGAAAAAGACCCGCGGCTGGGCTCGGTGCGCTCAGGGGGGCAGGATTACACGCCGCAGCTCAAAATCGACATCAACAAGACGGTAGCCGGGGCCATGGGCGTCAGCGTGTCGGACATTAATGCCATGCTGGCTGCGGCCTGGGGTGGCTCTTACGTCAATGACTTTATTGATCGCGGCCGCGTTAAACGCGTCTATGTGCAGGCCGATACCCCCTATCGCATGCGCCCGGAAGACCTGAACCGCTGGTATGTGCGCAACAAGGACGGAGGCATGGTGCCATTCCCGGCCTTTGGTTCGACCCGCTGGCAGGCGGGGGCGCCGACGCTGGAACGCTACAATGGGTCGCCTTCGACGGGTGTGCAGGGGGCGCCCGCCGACGGCGTATCGTCAGGTGATGCCATGGCGGCGATCGAAGATCTGGCTACCGGCTTGCCGCAGGGCACGGCGATTGAATGGACCGGCCTGTCCTTGCAGGAACGCGAATCCGGCGCACAGGCCCCGGCGCTGTACGCCCTGTCGGTGCTGGTTGTCTTCCTGTTGCTGGCCGCCCTGTACGAAAGCTGGACCATCCCGTTTTCGGTTATTCTGGTCCTGCCTCTGGCGGTTCTGGGGGCGCTGGTGGCGACGTGGGCGCGCGGCCTCGACAACGACATCTTTTTTCAGGTCGGGTTGCTCACCACCATCGGCCTGTCGTGCAAGAACGCCATCCTGATCGTCGAATACGCCCGCACGCTTCAGGAACGCGGCATGGGCCTGATCGACGCCACGCTGGAAGCCTCGCGCATCCGTCTGCGGCCCATTCTGATGACCTCGTTCGCCTTTACCTTCGGCGTCCTGCCTCTGGCCTTGGCCAATGGGGCCGGGTCGGGGGCGCAGCACGCCATTGGTACGGGCCTGATTGGCGGGGTGTTGTCAGCGACCTTGCTGGCCATCTTCTATATCCCGCTGTTCTTCGTGCTGGTGCAGAAACTGTTCAACCGCAAATACCGCAACGAAGCCAAAGAGGTCTGA
- a CDS encoding YdcF family protein, translating into MRRLVAVVLVVGLWLAGLYAFADRVIHSTPAAEPEEAADAIVVLTGASDMRIKEGMRLLERRKGARMLISGVNREVKREELLPVTEGSKKLYECCVDLGYEAQTTLGNAYEVAEWAKAKGFDDLIVVTSDYHMPRSLLEIKAALPGVNLHAYPVATPTLDAREWWKSWRSSRVLIVEYSKYLAILARDIFSSLTGSGKKDETATGEAAAEGSAS; encoded by the coding sequence ATGCGCCGCCTTGTGGCCGTGGTTTTGGTGGTTGGACTGTGGTTGGCCGGGCTTTACGCCTTCGCCGATCGCGTGATCCATTCGACTCCGGCCGCCGAGCCAGAAGAAGCCGCCGACGCCATCGTCGTGCTGACCGGTGCGTCGGACATGCGCATCAAGGAGGGTATGCGCTTGCTGGAGCGACGCAAGGGCGCGCGCATGCTGATTTCCGGCGTCAACCGCGAAGTGAAGCGCGAAGAATTGCTGCCCGTTACCGAAGGCTCCAAAAAGCTCTATGAGTGCTGCGTCGATCTGGGGTACGAGGCGCAGACCACGCTCGGCAATGCCTACGAGGTGGCTGAATGGGCCAAAGCCAAGGGGTTCGATGACCTGATCGTCGTGACCTCGGACTATCACATGCCGCGCAGCCTGCTGGAGATCAAGGCGGCCTTGCCGGGGGTCAATTTACACGCCTATCCGGTGGCCACGCCGACGCTCGATGCGCGCGAGTGGTGGAAATCGTGGCGCAGTTCGCGCGTGCTGATTGTGGAATACAGCAAGTATTTGGCCATATTGGCGCGTGATATTTTTTCCAGCCTGACCGGTTCGGGCAAAAAGGATGAGACCGCAACCGGTGAGGCTGCGGCGGAAGGTTCGGCCTCTTGA